From Gopherus flavomarginatus isolate rGopFla2 chromosome 7, rGopFla2.mat.asm, whole genome shotgun sequence, the proteins below share one genomic window:
- the ELOVL1 gene encoding elongation of very long chain fatty acids protein 1 has translation MEAIVTMYRDFMKGTDPRIAEYPLMQSPFLMMGILLGYVYFVLSLGPRLMANRKPFDLKKFMVIYNFFLVGLSLYIVYEFLMAGWLTGYTWRCDPVDFSQDPKALRMVRVAWLFVFSKLIELMDTVIFVLRKKNEQITFLHLFHHSVLPWSWWWGAKFGPGGMGSFHAMINSMVHVVMYSYYGLSAAGPAFQKYLWWKKHITAVQLAQFVIVSIHISQYYFMPGCQYQYPIFIHLIWIYGTIFFILFSNFWYHSYTKGKRLPKGAQYPAQLQHNGISLHENSAVTNGKVKAN, from the exons ATGGAAGCAATTGTAACAATGTACCGGGACTTCATGAAGGGAACAG ACCCCCGCATAGCTGAGTACCCACTGATGCAGTCGCCCTTCCTAATGATGGGGATCCTGCTGGGCTATGTCTACTTTGTGCTGTCCCTGGGCCCCCGGCTGATGGCGAACAGGAAGCCCTTTGACCTGAAGAAGTTCATGGTGATCTACAACTTCTTCCTGGTGGGCCTCTCACTCTACATCGTCTATGAG TTCCTGATGGCAGGCTGGCTGACGGGATACACCTGGAGATGTGACCCTGTGGATTTTTCCCAGGACCCCAAGGCCCTTCGG ATGGTCCGTGTAGCTTGGCTTTTTGTCTTCTCCAAGTTAATTGAGCTGATGGACACG GTGATCTTCGTCCTGCGCAAGAAGAATGAGCAGATCACCTTCCTGCACCTCTTCCACCATTCTGtcctcccttggagctggtggtggggtgctAAGTTTGGCCCAG GGGGAATGGGTTCCTTCCATGCCATGATCAACTCCATGGTGCATGTCGTCATGTATTCCTACTACGGGCTTTCGGCGGCAGGGCCTGCCTTTCAGAAGTACCTGTGGTGGAAGAAGCACATCACAGCTGTCCAGCTG GCGCAGTTCGTGATTGTCTCCATCCACATCTCCCAATACTACTTCATGCCCGGCTGCCAGTACCAGTACCCCATCTTCATTCACCTTATCTGGATTTATGGGACCATCTTCTTCATCCTCTTCTCCAACTTCTGGTACCACTCCTACACCAAGGGCAAGCGGCTGCCCAAGGGGGCCCAGTATCCAGCCCAGCTCCAACACAACGGCATCAGCCTGCACGAGAACAGCGCTGTCACCAACGGCAAAGTGAAAGCCAACTAG